The Bacillus spongiae DNA window TATTCGAAAAGTGAATGCGCAAGTTCGTAAACTTGTGAATATGAATGAAGATGAAATTATGACAGAAGCTAAGCTTTTAGGTGCCCCTTATGAATTATTGTTGGAAATAAAAGAAAACGGTCGTCTTCCTGTTGTTAACTTTGCAGCTGGTGGAGTTGCAACGCCTGCTGATGCAGCACTTATGATGCAGTTGGGAGCAGATGGTGTTTTTGTTGGATCTGGTATCTTTAAATCAGAAAACCCAGCTAAATTTGCCAAAGCCATTGTAGAAGCTACTACACATTATCAAGATTACAAGCTGATTGCTGAACTATCAAAAGAATTAGGAACAGCGATGAAGGGAATTGAAATTAGCTCACTAACACCAGAAAACCGTATGCAAGAGCGTGGTTGGTAAAGGGGAAGTAGAACAATGATGAAGATTGGAGTACTTGGACTACAAGGTGCCGTGCGAGAGCACGTACGTTCCATTGAGGTATGTGGAGCAGAGGCAGTTGTCATCAAAAGGGCTGAACAACTTGAGGAAATTGACGGTCTTATTATGCCGGGTGGCGAAAGTACGACAATGAGACGTTTAATTGATCGGTATCATTTTATGGAACCTCTTAGACAGTTTGCCAAACAAGGAAAGCCGATGTTTGGCACATGTGCCGGACTGATATTAATGGCAAAAGAAGTTGTTGATTATAATGAACCTCATTTAGGTTTGTTAGATGTAACGGTTGAACGTAACTCATTTGGTCGACAAAAGGAAAGTTTTGAAGCGCCTTTACTTATTAATGAAATCGCGGATGACTTTGTTGCTGTCTTCATACGCGCTCCTCATATCGTGTCTGTTGGTAAAAATGTAAAAGTATTAGCAGAGCATGAAGGACGAATTGTCGCAGCACGTGAAGGTCAGTATTTAGGATGTTCTTTTCACCCTGAATTGACCAACGACCACCGTATCACGCAATATTTTTTAAACATGGTTCAGGAGCATAAAGAAGTTTCTGCATAAAAACGTTGCGATAGGTAAATAATTGTAGTACATTAGGAATAATAAAAATGAACAAACTTAAAGCGTTGACAGGAACTAGTAGCATGGTGACTTTTTGTAGAGAGTCGGTGGTTGGTGTAAACCGATAAAAGCATTGTGTGAATCCATCCATGAGTGAAGGGCTGAAAGATTAGTAAGCACTTCCGGTTAGAGACCGTTATTCTTTACAAGGTGGAAAGCACAATGCTTTCAACTAGGGTGGCAACGCGGGTAAACTCTCGTCCCTTTTTAGGGATGGGAGTTTTTTGTTTTTGTTAAGCTAGTATTCGTTTTAAGGAACCCTGTCACTGGAATGGTTGACGTACTTAAGGAGGAGAAAAGATGTTAGATATTAAATATTTACGAGCAAATTTTAATGAAGTGAAGGAAAGGCTTAC harbors:
- the pdxT gene encoding pyridoxal 5'-phosphate synthase glutaminase subunit PdxT, whose amino-acid sequence is MMKIGVLGLQGAVREHVRSIEVCGAEAVVIKRAEQLEEIDGLIMPGGESTTMRRLIDRYHFMEPLRQFAKQGKPMFGTCAGLILMAKEVVDYNEPHLGLLDVTVERNSFGRQKESFEAPLLINEIADDFVAVFIRAPHIVSVGKNVKVLAEHEGRIVAAREGQYLGCSFHPELTNDHRITQYFLNMVQEHKEVSA